Proteins from a single region of Allocatelliglobosispora scoriae:
- a CDS encoding amino acid ABC transporter permease codes for MTVLTPAVRGGDPSVPPQAGPPDPADLTVVAAKRPWRWVVSIAAIVITAQFAHGLATNPGWDWATFAGYFLERSVVDALIVTLELTAASAILGFLGGTVLAAMRLSKNPVLQALSWTFVWVFRSVPLIVQLLFWANLGYLYQTLQFGVPFGPGFYEVQTLHLVSSFGAALLGLSLHEAAYAGETVRSGIISVDQGQLEAAAALGIPRGRQFRRILLPQAMRAILPSAANSLINLLKSTSVVYVLAIGELFYQVQVVYGRNGRVVPLLMVATVWYVVLTAILSVLQYYVERRYARGALRTLPPTPLQRLRASLARGAR; via the coding sequence ATGACCGTCCTGACGCCGGCCGTCCGCGGCGGCGACCCGTCCGTCCCGCCCCAGGCCGGCCCGCCCGACCCGGCGGATCTCACCGTGGTGGCGGCGAAGCGGCCGTGGCGCTGGGTCGTCTCGATCGCCGCGATCGTGATCACCGCGCAGTTCGCCCACGGGCTGGCGACCAACCCCGGCTGGGACTGGGCGACGTTCGCGGGCTACTTCCTGGAGCGCTCGGTCGTCGACGCGCTCATCGTCACGCTGGAGCTGACCGCCGCGAGCGCGATCCTCGGCTTCCTCGGCGGCACGGTGCTCGCCGCGATGCGGCTGTCGAAGAACCCTGTTCTCCAGGCGTTGAGCTGGACCTTCGTCTGGGTGTTCCGGTCGGTGCCGCTCATCGTCCAGCTGCTGTTCTGGGCCAACCTCGGCTACCTCTACCAGACGCTGCAGTTCGGCGTACCGTTCGGACCCGGCTTCTACGAGGTGCAGACGCTGCACCTGGTCAGCTCGTTCGGGGCGGCCCTGCTCGGGCTCAGCCTGCACGAGGCCGCCTATGCCGGGGAGACCGTGCGGTCCGGCATCATCTCCGTCGACCAGGGGCAGCTCGAAGCGGCCGCCGCGCTCGGCATCCCGCGCGGACGGCAGTTCCGCCGGATCCTGCTGCCGCAGGCGATGCGCGCGATCCTGCCGTCGGCCGCCAACTCGCTCATCAACCTGCTCAAGAGCACGTCGGTGGTGTATGTGCTCGCCATCGGTGAGCTGTTCTACCAGGTCCAGGTCGTCTACGGGCGCAACGGCCGGGTCGTGCCGCTGCTCATGGTCGCCACCGTCTGGTACGTGGTGCTCACCGCGATCCTGTCGGTGCTGCAGTATTACGTCGAGCGCCGCTATGCCCGCGGCGCCCTGCGTACGCTGCCGCCGACACCGTTGCAGCGCCTGCGCGCGAGCCTCGCCCGGGGTGCCCGATGA
- a CDS encoding amino acid ABC transporter ATP-binding protein codes for MSAMVEVRGVHKTFGTHEVLHGIDLTVHAGTVTVILGPSGSGKSTLLRAINHLEKVDRGLISVDGDFIGYRRVGNRLHELSERHILRQRANIGFVFQNFNLFPHLTALENVVEAPISALRRPRAQAHEHGRQLLERVGLADKADAYPRQLSGGQQQRVAIARALALEPKLVLFDEPTSALDPELVGEVLDVIATLARSGTTMIVVTHEIGFAREIADTIVFLDEGRVVEQGPPEQVLDDPRHERTRAFLSKVLT; via the coding sequence ATGAGCGCCATGGTCGAGGTACGCGGAGTGCACAAGACCTTCGGCACCCACGAGGTGCTGCACGGCATCGACCTGACCGTGCACGCGGGCACCGTCACGGTGATCCTGGGCCCGTCCGGCTCGGGCAAGTCGACACTGCTGCGCGCGATCAACCACCTGGAGAAGGTCGACCGGGGCCTGATCAGCGTCGACGGCGACTTCATCGGCTACCGGCGCGTCGGCAACCGGCTGCACGAGCTCAGCGAGCGCCACATCCTGCGCCAGCGCGCCAACATCGGCTTCGTCTTCCAGAACTTCAACCTCTTCCCGCACCTGACCGCGCTGGAGAACGTCGTCGAGGCACCGATCTCGGCGCTGCGGCGGCCGCGCGCGCAGGCTCATGAGCACGGTCGCCAGCTTCTGGAGCGGGTGGGCCTGGCGGACAAGGCGGACGCCTACCCCCGGCAGCTCTCCGGCGGCCAGCAGCAGCGGGTGGCGATCGCCCGCGCGCTCGCCCTCGAACCGAAGCTCGTGCTCTTCGACGAGCCCACCTCGGCGCTCGACCCCGAACTCGTCGGCGAGGTGCTCGACGTCATCGCGACCCTCGCGCGGTCGGGGACCACCATGATCGTCGTCACCCACGAGATCGGCTTCGCCCGCGAGATCGCCGACACGATCGTCTTCCTCGACGAGGGGCGCGTCGTCGAGCAGGGGCCTCCCGAGCAGGTCCTCGACGACCCGCGCCACGAGCGGACCCGCGCGTTCCTGTCGAAGGTCCTCACCTGA
- a CDS encoding ABC transporter substrate-binding protein, producing MRVRAILLALAVSAGVGACAAPQETPRNVSASGSAAAFVVNDGPDQHRIVPAKVDAIASLVPEAIRTTGKLQIGIGAAGSGFPPLAFTATDNKTLIGNEPDIAVAIAGVLGLEPVLENTSWENLFVGLDSGKYDVGASNITVTELRKQKYDFATYRLDNLAFVAKKGSTWRVDGPKDVAGKKIAVSSGTNQEKILVEWAKQVEAEGLAPVEIKYYQTNQATLLAIGSGQIDGYLGPNPSAAYGAAVTGQTQIIGTYSGAGASLQGKIAITTKKDNGLVKALAEALNHLIKSGDYAAILARWNLTNEATTESEVNPPGLPIAGK from the coding sequence ATGAGAGTACGAGCGATACTGCTGGCACTGGCGGTCTCGGCAGGCGTCGGCGCCTGCGCGGCACCGCAGGAGACGCCGAGAAACGTCTCGGCCAGCGGTTCCGCCGCCGCGTTCGTCGTCAATGACGGGCCCGACCAGCACCGCATCGTGCCCGCGAAGGTCGACGCGATCGCGAGCCTCGTACCCGAGGCGATCCGCACGACCGGCAAGCTGCAGATCGGCATCGGCGCGGCCGGTTCCGGGTTCCCGCCGCTGGCGTTCACCGCCACCGACAACAAGACCCTCATCGGCAACGAGCCCGACATCGCCGTCGCCATCGCCGGGGTCCTCGGCCTGGAACCGGTGCTGGAGAACACCTCCTGGGAGAACCTGTTCGTCGGCCTCGACAGCGGCAAATACGACGTGGGCGCCTCGAACATCACCGTCACCGAGCTGCGCAAGCAGAAGTACGACTTCGCCACCTACCGCCTGGACAACCTCGCGTTCGTGGCGAAGAAGGGCAGCACCTGGCGGGTCGACGGACCCAAGGACGTGGCCGGGAAGAAGATCGCCGTCAGCTCCGGCACCAACCAGGAGAAGATCCTCGTCGAGTGGGCCAAACAGGTCGAGGCCGAAGGGCTGGCCCCGGTCGAGATCAAGTACTACCAGACCAACCAGGCCACCCTTCTCGCCATCGGGTCCGGCCAGATCGACGGCTACCTCGGCCCGAACCCCAGCGCCGCATACGGGGCCGCGGTCACCGGGCAGACCCAGATCATCGGCACCTACTCCGGGGCCGGAGCCAGCCTCCAGGGCAAGATCGCGATCACCACGAAGAAGGACAACGGCCTGGTCAAGGCCCTCGCCGAGGCGCTCAACCACCTGATCAAGTCCGGTGACTACGCGGCGATCCTCGCCCGGTGGAACCTCACCAACGAGGCCACCACCGAGTCCGAGGTCAACCCGCCCGGGCTGCCCATCGCCGGGAAGTGA
- a CDS encoding LLM class flavin-dependent oxidoreductase — MTPPLPLHLAVALDGAGWHPAAWRQPRARPGDLLTAGYWADLAAEAERGLLDFVTIEDSLGLQSSRIDGLDGRTDQVRGRLDAVLTAARIAPLTSRIGLVPTATVTHTEPFHVSKALATLDYVSTGRAGWRVQVSGRPDEAAHFGRRGIPRVPLHDLADPAVQALITELFDEAADHVEVVRRLWDSWEDDAEIRDAATGRFIDRDRLHYIDFEGPRFSVKGPSITPRPPQGQPVVTALAHATIPYRLAARAADVVYTTPVDADHARAIVGEVCAEQAAAGREHDTLHVFADLVVFLGETDALAADRKQRLDEQAGDAYTSDALVFTGTPQGLADLLLRWQGAGLSGFRLRPGVLPDDLEAITRGLVGELRSRGAFRRDYATTTLRGHLGLPRAANRYAAA; from the coding sequence ATGACACCGCCCCTTCCCCTGCACCTCGCCGTCGCGCTGGACGGCGCGGGCTGGCACCCCGCCGCGTGGCGGCAACCCCGCGCCCGCCCCGGTGACCTGCTCACCGCCGGTTACTGGGCCGACCTCGCCGCCGAAGCCGAACGCGGGCTGCTGGACTTCGTCACCATCGAGGACTCCCTCGGCCTGCAGTCCTCGCGTATCGACGGGCTCGACGGACGCACCGACCAGGTACGCGGGCGCCTCGACGCGGTCCTGACCGCCGCCCGCATCGCACCGCTCACCAGCCGCATCGGTCTCGTGCCGACGGCCACCGTCACCCACACCGAGCCGTTCCACGTCTCCAAGGCGCTCGCCACGCTCGACTACGTCAGCACCGGCCGGGCCGGGTGGCGGGTGCAGGTCTCCGGCCGCCCGGACGAGGCGGCGCACTTCGGCCGCCGCGGCATCCCGCGGGTGCCCCTGCACGACCTCGCCGACCCGGCGGTGCAGGCGCTCATCACCGAGCTGTTCGACGAGGCCGCCGACCACGTCGAGGTGGTCCGGCGGCTCTGGGACAGCTGGGAGGACGACGCCGAGATCCGCGATGCCGCCACCGGCCGCTTCATCGACCGCGACCGCCTGCACTACATCGACTTCGAGGGACCGCGGTTCAGCGTCAAGGGGCCCTCGATCACCCCCCGGCCGCCGCAGGGCCAGCCCGTCGTCACCGCGCTCGCGCACGCCACCATCCCCTACCGGCTGGCCGCCCGCGCCGCCGATGTCGTCTACACCACGCCGGTCGACGCCGACCACGCCCGCGCCATCGTGGGGGAGGTCTGCGCCGAGCAGGCCGCCGCCGGTCGCGAGCACGACACGCTGCACGTCTTCGCCGATCTCGTGGTGTTCCTCGGCGAGACCGACGCGCTCGCCGCCGATCGCAAGCAGCGGCTCGACGAGCAGGCCGGCGATGCGTACACCTCGGATGCCCTGGTTTTCACGGGGACGCCGCAGGGCCTCGCGGACCTGCTGCTGCGGTGGCAGGGCGCGGGCCTGAGCGGTTTCCGGCTGCGACCCGGCGTGCTCCCCGACGACCTCGAGGCGATCACCCGGGGCCTCGTCGGCGAGCTGCGGAGCCGTGGCGCGTTCCGCCGCGACTACGCCACCACCACCCTGCGCGGGCACCTGGGCCTGCCGCGCGCCGCCAACCGCTACGCCGCAGCATGA
- a CDS encoding NtaA/DmoA family FMN-dependent monooxygenase (This protein belongs to a clade of FMN-dependent monooxygenases, within a broader family of flavin-dependent oxidoreductases, the luciferase-like monooxygenase (LMM) family, some of whose members use coenzyme F420 rather than FMN.) — protein MTEPRKQIHLAAHFPGVNNTTVWSDPAAGSHIEFSSFVHLAQTAERAKFDFFFLAEGLRLREQGGKIYDLDVVGRPDTFTVLAALAAVTEHLGLAGTINSTFNEPYEVARQFASLDHLSGGRAAWNVVTSWDAFTGQNFRRGAFLREDQRYTRAESFLSAARGLFDSWRGDEIVADKDGGTFLDDHRAGAFTHRDEHFDITGQFNVPRSPQGRPVILQAGDSDTGREFAAASADAIFSRHSTLEAGKAFYTDVKNRLPRYGRTPDQLLVLPAATFVLGDTDADAHERADVVRRQQVSGQTALRFLEQLWNRDLSAYDPDGPLPGIDPHVGENTISRGRASDRAHRDPIATARQWRELAEAKQLSIRELVIEVSGRQTFIGSAATIAETINDLVQQDASDGFILVPHVTPTGLDEFADTVVPLLQERGVFRTEYTGPTLRDHLGLAVPHPHTTTGGSR, from the coding sequence ATGACCGAGCCACGCAAGCAGATCCACCTCGCCGCGCACTTCCCCGGCGTCAACAACACGACGGTGTGGAGCGACCCGGCGGCGGGCAGCCACATCGAGTTCTCCTCCTTCGTCCACCTGGCACAGACCGCCGAACGCGCCAAGTTCGACTTCTTCTTCCTCGCCGAGGGACTGCGGCTGCGGGAGCAGGGCGGGAAGATCTACGACCTCGACGTGGTCGGGCGCCCCGACACGTTCACGGTGCTCGCCGCGCTCGCCGCCGTCACCGAGCACCTCGGCCTCGCCGGGACCATCAACTCCACCTTCAACGAGCCCTACGAGGTGGCCCGGCAGTTCGCCTCCCTCGACCACCTGTCGGGCGGGCGCGCGGCGTGGAACGTCGTCACCTCCTGGGACGCGTTCACGGGGCAGAATTTCCGCCGCGGCGCGTTCCTGCGCGAGGACCAGCGCTACACCCGCGCCGAGTCGTTCCTCAGCGCCGCCCGGGGGCTTTTCGACTCCTGGCGCGGTGACGAGATCGTCGCCGACAAGGACGGCGGCACCTTCCTCGACGACCATCGCGCCGGGGCGTTCACCCACCGCGACGAGCACTTCGACATCACCGGGCAGTTCAACGTCCCCCGCAGCCCGCAGGGCCGCCCGGTGATCCTGCAGGCGGGTGACTCCGACACCGGCCGGGAGTTCGCCGCCGCCTCCGCCGACGCCATCTTCAGCCGGCACTCCACTCTGGAGGCCGGCAAGGCCTTCTACACCGATGTCAAGAACCGGCTGCCGCGCTACGGGCGTACCCCCGATCAGCTCCTCGTCCTGCCCGCGGCGACCTTCGTCCTGGGCGACACCGACGCCGACGCGCACGAGCGCGCCGATGTCGTCCGGCGCCAGCAGGTCAGCGGCCAGACCGCGCTGCGGTTCCTGGAGCAGCTCTGGAACCGCGACCTCAGCGCTTACGACCCCGACGGGCCGCTGCCCGGGATCGACCCGCACGTCGGCGAGAACACCATCTCCCGCGGCCGCGCCAGCGACCGGGCGCACCGCGACCCGATCGCCACCGCCCGGCAGTGGCGCGAGCTCGCCGAGGCGAAGCAGTTGTCGATCCGGGAGCTGGTCATCGAGGTCAGCGGGCGCCAGACCTTCATCGGCTCTGCGGCGACCATCGCCGAGACCATCAACGACCTGGTCCAGCAGGACGCGAGCGACGGGTTCATCCTCGTGCCGCACGTGACCCCGACCGGCCTCGACGAGTTCGCCGACACCGTCGTGCCGCTCCTGCAGGAGCGCGGCGTCTTCCGCACCGAATACACCGGCCCCACCCTGCGCGACCACCTCGGCCTCGCGGTTCCCCACCCCCACACCACCACGGGGGGAAGCCGATGA
- a CDS encoding GNAT family N-acetyltransferase, whose protein sequence is MSALDTVGADLLDNPVWATLTGSHARFAQTVGQATRFDPEVALFAALAPGADDTAWADLAALAGPGGLVSLTGTLPPLPDWPVTWNTDGVQLLGTDVHGADDPEAVLLTADDVPEMLDLVQRTRPGPFLRRTIELGTYLGIRRGGALVAMAGERLQPPGWTEISAVCTDPAHRGQGLATRLTLAVVAGVRRRGAVPLIHTRIGNTDAIRLYESLGFRLRRRTPFITVSVPDPGAATSEGDPR, encoded by the coding sequence ATGAGCGCCCTCGACACCGTCGGCGCGGACCTGCTCGACAACCCGGTCTGGGCGACACTGACCGGCTCGCACGCCCGGTTCGCGCAGACCGTCGGGCAGGCGACCCGATTCGACCCCGAGGTCGCCCTGTTCGCCGCGCTGGCCCCCGGCGCCGATGACACGGCCTGGGCCGACCTCGCCGCTCTCGCGGGCCCCGGCGGGCTCGTCTCCCTGACCGGCACGCTGCCGCCCCTGCCCGACTGGCCGGTGACCTGGAACACCGACGGCGTCCAGCTCCTCGGCACCGACGTCCACGGCGCGGACGACCCGGAGGCGGTCCTCCTCACCGCCGACGACGTGCCGGAGATGCTCGACCTGGTGCAGCGCACCCGCCCCGGGCCGTTCCTGCGGCGGACGATCGAACTCGGCACCTACCTCGGCATCCGCCGCGGCGGCGCCCTCGTCGCGATGGCGGGCGAACGGCTCCAGCCGCCGGGCTGGACCGAGATCAGCGCCGTCTGCACCGATCCCGCCCATCGCGGGCAGGGCCTGGCGACCAGGCTCACCCTCGCCGTCGTGGCCGGGGTACGCCGACGCGGCGCGGTGCCCCTCATCCACACCCGGATCGGCAACACCGACGCGATCCGGCTATACGAATCCCTCGGGTTCCGGCTGCGCCGGCGTACCCCGTTCATCACCGTCAGCGTCCCGGACCCCGGAGCCGCGACCAGCGAAGGAGATCCGAGATGA
- a CDS encoding DUF1684 domain-containing protein: MTTTRHAVIADEDEWVREWRRWHSGRDEDLRSPYGLLSLTGLHWLDTAPATVDGLPGLWSADRSGIEVTALADAELRLDGEPVADGTRYAPADAAPGITLAHGGIQIELIRRGDRHAVRVRDPRSPAIAGFVGIPAYPPSTSWVLAGRFEPFESPQVGTVGSVVDGVSHITVSRGVVRFAVGGEDHALTAFGAGAGLSIQFRDATSGVTTHAASRVLAVDAPTADGTVVLDFNRAANMPCAFTDFTTCPLPLPENTLPFPVEAGEQAPA, translated from the coding sequence ATGACGACGACCCGGCATGCGGTGATCGCCGACGAGGACGAGTGGGTCCGGGAGTGGCGGCGCTGGCACTCCGGGCGCGACGAGGACCTGCGCTCCCCGTACGGGCTGCTCAGCCTCACCGGTCTGCACTGGCTGGACACCGCACCGGCCACTGTGGATGGTCTGCCCGGGCTCTGGTCGGCGGACCGGTCGGGGATCGAGGTGACCGCCCTCGCCGATGCGGAGCTGCGCCTCGACGGTGAGCCGGTCGCCGACGGCACCCGCTACGCACCCGCCGACGCCGCACCCGGGATCACGCTGGCCCACGGCGGCATCCAGATCGAGCTGATCCGCCGCGGCGACCGGCACGCCGTTCGCGTCCGCGATCCCCGCTCGCCCGCGATCGCGGGGTTCGTCGGCATCCCCGCCTACCCGCCGTCGACCTCGTGGGTCCTCGCCGGGCGATTCGAGCCCTTCGAGTCGCCGCAGGTGGGGACGGTCGGATCGGTGGTCGACGGGGTCAGCCACATCACCGTCTCGCGGGGCGTGGTGCGCTTCGCCGTCGGCGGCGAGGACCATGCGCTGACCGCGTTCGGCGCCGGGGCGGGCCTGTCCATCCAGTTCCGCGACGCGACGAGCGGGGTGACCACCCACGCGGCCTCACGGGTCCTGGCGGTCGACGCGCCCACTGCCGACGGCACGGTGGTGCTGGACTTCAACCGGGCCGCGAACATGCCGTGCGCGTTCACCGACTTCACCACGTGCCCGCTGCCGCTGCCCGAGAACACGCTGCCGTTCCCGGTCGAGGCGGGCGAGCAGGCCCCCGCCTGA
- a CDS encoding winged helix-turn-helix transcriptional regulator, protein MQVPLPHDELTCQVREILDRVGDKWSLAIVNELGGGTRRFTELKRAIHGISQRMLTASLRNLERDGLVSRTVYPVVPPRVDYELTGLGHTFLKTAWSLMSWAIEHAPDIVEARQKYDQ, encoded by the coding sequence GTGCAGGTCCCGCTGCCACACGACGAGCTGACCTGCCAGGTCCGTGAGATTCTCGACCGTGTCGGCGACAAGTGGTCACTCGCGATCGTCAACGAACTCGGCGGCGGCACGCGAAGGTTCACAGAATTGAAAAGGGCCATTCATGGAATCAGCCAGCGCATGCTGACGGCATCGCTGCGTAATCTGGAAAGGGACGGACTGGTGTCGCGGACCGTCTATCCGGTCGTTCCGCCCCGGGTCGACTACGAGCTCACCGGTCTCGGCCACACCTTCCTGAAGACCGCCTGGTCGCTCATGAGCTGGGCGATCGAGCACGCTCCCGACATCGTCGAGGCACGCCAGAAATACGACCAGTGA
- a CDS encoding LUD domain-containing protein yields the protein MSIDETFDESFAAPADAGQVDRAAGALQENGFTVHVVDTAEQARDLVLGLLPTDQAVFTALSQTLRSVGIASAVDESGSFVSVRRLAGQLADDDLDGKLRLGATPDVVVGSVHAVTEDGRLVVASASGSQLGPYSAGARKAVWVVGAQKVVSDLDTALRRVRTYSLPLERRTWQAQGGDSFIGKILIVEREFLPGRGTVVLVREPIGH from the coding sequence TTGAGCATCGACGAAACGTTCGACGAGTCCTTTGCCGCCCCGGCCGACGCCGGTCAGGTCGATCGGGCGGCGGGCGCCCTGCAGGAGAACGGCTTCACCGTCCACGTGGTCGACACCGCGGAGCAGGCACGTGACCTGGTGCTCGGGCTGCTCCCCACCGACCAGGCGGTGTTCACCGCGCTCAGCCAGACGCTGCGCAGCGTCGGGATCGCCTCGGCCGTGGACGAGAGCGGCAGCTTCGTCTCGGTACGCCGACTGGCCGGGCAGCTCGCCGACGACGACCTCGACGGCAAGCTGCGCCTCGGTGCCACGCCGGACGTGGTGGTCGGCAGCGTGCACGCCGTGACCGAGGACGGCCGGCTGGTCGTGGCCTCCGCGAGCGGGAGCCAGCTCGGGCCCTACTCCGCCGGAGCCCGCAAGGCCGTCTGGGTGGTCGGCGCGCAGAAGGTGGTGTCCGATCTGGACACCGCGCTGCGCCGGGTGCGCACCTACAGCCTGCCGCTGGAGCGCCGCACGTGGCAGGCGCAGGGCGGTGACTCCTTCATCGGCAAGATCCTGATCGTGGAGCGGGAGTTCCTGCCGGGCCGGGGCACCGTGGTGCTGGTCCGCGAGCCGATCGGGCACTGA